A section of the Rhizobium sp. SSA_523 genome encodes:
- a CDS encoding PA0069 family radical SAM protein — protein sequence MNELSHLRQDAFAPAHTADIADTLVQASGLRIDGERRRGRGAGLNPSGRFEEKRREAFDDGWQTLEELAPFKTEVQVEKPKTAITRNDSPDIPFDRSVNPYRGCEHGCIYCFARPTHSYMGLSAGLDFEAKLFAKPDAPRLLERELSRREYKVKPIAIGTNTDPYQPIEKDWRIMRQLLEVLAKAHHPVMIVTKSALVLRDMDILSDMAAKGLAKVALSVTTLDRKLARSMEPRASTPEKRLDALQRLSAAGIPTSVLVSPIIPALNDHELERILEAAQAAGVSAASYILLRLPFEVSPLFREWLLRHYPDRYRHVMSLIRSMRGGQDYDAEFGKRMKGEGPYAWQISRRFDIATKRLGLGRRGVTLRDDLFIPPAGGGVQLSLL from the coding sequence ATGAACGAGCTGTCCCATCTGCGGCAGGACGCATTCGCGCCTGCTCATACGGCCGATATTGCCGATACGCTGGTCCAGGCCTCTGGTCTGCGCATCGATGGCGAACGCCGGCGCGGCCGGGGCGCGGGCCTCAATCCGAGCGGCCGCTTCGAGGAGAAGCGCCGCGAGGCTTTCGACGATGGCTGGCAGACGCTGGAGGAGCTTGCGCCCTTCAAGACCGAGGTTCAGGTGGAAAAGCCGAAGACGGCGATCACCCGCAATGATTCGCCGGATATCCCCTTCGACCGGTCGGTCAATCCCTATCGCGGCTGCGAGCATGGCTGCATCTATTGCTTTGCGCGGCCCACCCACAGCTATATGGGTCTGTCCGCCGGACTGGATTTCGAGGCCAAACTGTTCGCCAAGCCCGATGCGCCGCGCCTTCTGGAGCGCGAGCTGAGCCGGCGCGAGTATAAAGTGAAGCCGATCGCCATCGGCACCAATACCGATCCCTACCAGCCGATCGAGAAGGACTGGCGGATCATGCGCCAGCTGCTGGAGGTCCTGGCCAAGGCACATCATCCGGTGATGATCGTGACGAAATCGGCGCTGGTCCTGCGGGACATGGATATTCTGTCAGACATGGCCGCCAAGGGTCTCGCCAAGGTGGCGCTGTCGGTCACCACGCTCGACCGCAAGCTGGCGCGCAGCATGGAGCCGCGGGCTTCGACGCCGGAAAAGCGCCTTGATGCGCTTCAGAGGCTGAGCGCGGCGGGCATTCCGACCAGCGTGCTGGTTTCGCCCATCATCCCGGCGCTGAACGATCATGAATTGGAGCGGATCCTCGAAGCCGCCCAGGCGGCCGGTGTCTCCGCCGCAAGCTATATCCTGCTGCGGCTGCCCTTCGAGGTCAGCCCGCTGTTTCGCGAATGGCTGCTGCGCCATTATCCGGACCGCTACCGGCACGTCATGTCGCTGATCCGCTCGATGCGCGGTGGGCAGGATTACGATGCCGAATTCGGCAAGCGGATGAAAGGCGAAGGTCCCTATGCCTGGCAGATTTCGCGCCGCTTCGACATTGCCACCAAACGGCTTGGGCTTGGCCGGCGCGGCGTGACCTTGCGCGACGACCTGTTCATCCCGCCGGCCGGCGGCGGCGTGCAACTCTCGCTCCTCTGA
- a CDS encoding glycosyl transferase yields the protein MLTVLLECRDQESELAQTLSVLVAGAVEGLVSDVAVIDLGSTDASSRVADAAGCRFHQECDLAEVLQAARGEWLMLLETGARPQSGWVDEVMEHVALQARPARFSPSRNHRRPLMKRFFARPVLEQGLILRKGDALAGLTQGMRLADLAKARKPYQLISELVPAWAARP from the coding sequence ATGCTCACTGTCCTCTTGGAATGCCGCGATCAGGAATCGGAACTGGCACAGACCCTTTCCGTGCTGGTGGCGGGCGCTGTGGAGGGATTGGTCAGCGATGTCGCCGTCATCGATCTCGGCTCCACCGATGCGTCCTCGCGGGTGGCTGATGCCGCCGGCTGCCGGTTTCACCAGGAGTGCGACCTGGCCGAGGTCTTGCAGGCGGCGCGCGGCGAATGGCTGATGCTGCTGGAAACGGGAGCAAGACCGCAATCGGGCTGGGTGGACGAGGTGATGGAGCATGTGGCGCTCCAGGCGCGGCCGGCGCGGTTTTCGCCGTCGCGCAATCACCGGCGGCCGCTGATGAAGCGCTTTTTCGCCCGGCCGGTGCTGGAACAGGGCCTGATCCTGCGCAAGGGCGATGCACTTGCCGGCCTCACGCAGGGCATGCGGCTTGCCGATCTGGCAAAGGCCCGCAAGCCCTATCAGCTGATCAGCGAACTCGTGCCCGCCTGGGCTGCGCGTCCTTGA
- the moaB gene encoding molybdenum cofactor biosynthesis protein B, producing the protein MSRIDDARPFIPVGIAVLTVSDTRRLDTDTSGDTLVQRIAEAGHRLVARAIVPDEREAIAEQVRIWTRHPEIDVVITTGGTGFTGRDVTPEALEPLFEKRMDGFSEVFHRISYDKIGTSTIQSRATGGVANATFIFVLPGSPGACKDAWDGILRAQLDYRHMPCNFVEIMPRLDEHLKRGGQG; encoded by the coding sequence ATGAGCCGAATTGACGATGCCCGCCCCTTCATTCCCGTCGGCATTGCGGTCCTGACCGTATCGGACACACGCCGGCTGGATACCGACACATCCGGTGATACGCTTGTCCAGCGCATTGCCGAGGCCGGCCATCGGCTGGTCGCCCGCGCCATCGTGCCGGACGAGCGCGAGGCCATTGCCGAGCAGGTGCGCATCTGGACCCGCCATCCGGAGATCGACGTGGTGATCACCACCGGCGGCACGGGCTTTACCGGCCGCGACGTGACGCCGGAGGCGCTGGAGCCGCTATTCGAGAAGCGGATGGACGGGTTCTCCGAAGTCTTCCACCGGATCTCCTACGACAAGATCGGCACATCCACCATCCAGTCGCGCGCCACCGGCGGCGTCGCCAATGCCACCTTCATCTTCGTTCTGCCGGGCTCGCCCGGCGCCTGCAAGGACGCCTGGGACGGGATCTTGCGCGCGCAGCTCGACTACCGCCACATGCCCTGCAATTTCGTGGAAATCATGCCGCGGCTGGACGAACATCTGAAGCGCGGCGGACAAGGCTGA
- a CDS encoding 4-(cytidine 5'-diphospho)-2-C-methyl-D-erythritol kinase has protein sequence MADGIQEAARAKINLALHVTGRRADGYHLLDSLVTFVDCSDDLVFSPAATDRLAITGPFGPDLKADAGNLVIRARDLLRRAAEAQGIAAPPVDILLVKNLPIASGIGGGSADAAATLRGLMRLWAFSPPEAELAEMALSLGADLPMCLAGRPLLARGIGEAITPVAMPSLGLVLLNPLVGVSTPDIFRSLTRRDNPPLPPLPETQAPQAWLDYLRRQRNDLEAPARSLVPEIDSLLEALVESGAQVARMSGSGASCFGLYESGDAARAAAGRISAQLAAGPRKTYIRATQTLA, from the coding sequence ATGGCGGATGGCATTCAGGAGGCGGCGCGGGCCAAGATCAATCTCGCGCTGCATGTGACCGGCCGGCGGGCGGATGGCTATCATCTGCTCGACAGCCTGGTGACCTTTGTCGATTGCAGCGACGATCTCGTCTTCTCACCCGCGGCGACGGACAGACTGGCGATCACAGGCCCTTTCGGGCCGGATCTGAAGGCGGATGCCGGCAATCTCGTGATCCGGGCGCGCGACCTGCTGCGCCGTGCCGCAGAGGCGCAAGGCATTGCAGCGCCGCCGGTCGATATTCTCCTGGTCAAGAACCTGCCGATCGCTTCCGGCATTGGCGGCGGTTCCGCCGATGCGGCGGCGACGCTGCGCGGCCTGATGCGGCTGTGGGCATTTTCGCCGCCTGAGGCGGAGCTGGCCGAAATGGCGCTGTCGCTCGGCGCGGACCTGCCCATGTGCCTGGCGGGACGGCCGCTTCTGGCGCGTGGCATTGGCGAGGCGATCACGCCGGTGGCCATGCCCTCGCTTGGCCTTGTTCTCCTCAATCCGCTGGTCGGCGTCTCCACCCCGGACATCTTTCGAAGCCTCACCCGGCGCGACAATCCACCCCTGCCCCCGCTGCCGGAAACGCAGGCGCCGCAGGCCTGGCTCGATTATCTTCGCCGGCAGCGCAATGATCTGGAGGCGCCGGCGCGCAGCCTCGTTCCCGAGATCGACAGCCTGCTTGAGGCACTTGTCGAAAGCGGCGCGCAGGTGGCGCGCATGTCCGGCTCGGGGGCCAGCTGTTTCGGCCTTTACGAGAGCGGCGATGCGGCACGCGCGGCGGCCGGCCGGATTTCGGCGCAGCTGGCGGCAGGCCCTCGCAAGACCTATATCAGGGCGACACAGACGCTCGCTTGA
- a CDS encoding tetratricopeptide repeat protein, producing the protein MRQKYALRLLSGAAFGAFLLVSSLPQPVLAQDKPAQQDAPVLPDAPAKPNPPVIEDPAAQAMPGTEDDPVTEETVFTPDGVNTFSGAFLAARTADVDHDYATAIALYEKALGFEPANVDIRERLMISLLMNGEFDRSLTQVEALKEDNAVERITTIVRGLDLIRKGDYAAAEKVLVYKGNNDLDRLTHVLMTAWAKVGAGKGSEAIRSIRNLKGPDWFKAFTEYHLGAMALVAGDNATARRSLTAAITNEEGMATTPDTFMRAVMALARLEAKEGNKRKALDAIAVAERQITNYAPLKALRDSIEKGETPDQQITTATQGAASVLFSIGSALNRQGAEEMVSLYLQISHALDPTSADTLILLGGIAEKLEMPKQAIELYGRVPADSPMRRISELQLGLTLAQTGDVAAAREHLKTLIETDPSDIRSYIAYGSVLSDAKDYAEMAKTYDRAVEAIGPVPRPTDWSVFFQRGIAYERLKEWDKAEPNFRKALELNPDQPQVLNYLGYSWVDMNRNLDEGLEMIRKAVELRPDDGYIVDSLGWAYYRLGRYAEAVEELERAAQLRAGDATINDHLGDAYWRVGRRLEAGFQWQRALSMKPELTEIPKIEQKLRDGLAEAPTPPVSTAMAGAGAGAGASAGAGAGASAGAGQAAPDAATAKGADKPAAAADLLDYTVNGGDTLWKIAHDQLGDGDRAPEIIELNPDLKRNPNRLQPGQILKLPPARR; encoded by the coding sequence ATGCGGCAGAAATATGCCCTTCGTCTGCTCTCCGGCGCAGCATTCGGGGCTTTCCTTCTCGTTTCCTCCCTGCCCCAACCGGTTCTGGCGCAGGACAAGCCTGCCCAGCAGGACGCTCCCGTTCTGCCGGACGCGCCGGCCAAGCCGAACCCGCCGGTAATCGAGGATCCGGCGGCGCAAGCCATGCCGGGCACAGAGGATGATCCGGTCACGGAAGAGACGGTCTTCACGCCGGATGGCGTCAACACGTTCTCCGGCGCCTTCCTGGCGGCGCGCACGGCGGATGTCGATCACGACTATGCCACCGCAATCGCCCTTTACGAAAAGGCGCTGGGCTTCGAGCCGGCGAATGTCGACATTCGCGAGCGGCTGATGATCTCGCTGCTGATGAATGGCGAGTTCGACCGCAGTCTCACCCAGGTGGAGGCCCTCAAGGAGGACAATGCCGTCGAGCGGATCACCACGATCGTGCGCGGCCTCGACCTCATTCGCAAGGGCGACTATGCGGCCGCCGAAAAAGTGCTCGTCTACAAGGGCAATAACGATCTCGACCGCCTGACCCATGTGCTGATGACGGCCTGGGCCAAGGTGGGCGCCGGCAAGGGATCGGAGGCGATTCGCTCCATCCGCAACCTGAAGGGCCCGGACTGGTTCAAGGCCTTTACCGAATATCACCTGGGCGCCATGGCGCTGGTTGCCGGCGACAATGCCACGGCCCGGCGGTCGCTGACGGCGGCCATTACCAATGAAGAAGGCATGGCGACGACGCCGGATACCTTCATGCGCGCCGTCATGGCGCTCGCCCGGCTGGAGGCCAAGGAAGGCAACAAGCGCAAGGCGCTGGATGCCATTGCCGTAGCCGAGCGGCAGATCACCAATTACGCCCCGCTGAAGGCGCTGCGGGACAGTATCGAAAAGGGCGAGACGCCCGACCAGCAGATCACCACCGCCACCCAGGGCGCCGCCTCCGTGCTGTTTTCGATCGGCAGCGCGCTGAACCGGCAGGGTGCCGAGGAAATGGTCTCGCTCTATCTGCAGATCTCCCACGCGCTCGACCCCACCAGCGCCGATACGCTGATCCTGCTTGGCGGCATTGCCGAGAAGCTGGAAATGCCCAAGCAGGCGATCGAGCTTTACGGACGCGTGCCGGCCGATTCGCCGATGCGGCGCATTTCGGAACTGCAGCTCGGCCTGACCCTGGCGCAGACGGGCGATGTGGCCGCCGCGCGCGAGCATCTGAAAACGCTGATCGAGACCGATCCCTCCGATATCCGCAGCTATATCGCCTATGGCAGCGTGCTGTCGGATGCCAAGGATTATGCGGAGATGGCGAAGACCTATGACCGGGCCGTCGAAGCGATCGGCCCGGTGCCGCGGCCGACGGACTGGTCGGTCTTCTTCCAGCGCGGCATCGCCTATGAGCGCCTGAAGGAATGGGACAAGGCGGAGCCGAATTTCCGCAAGGCGCTGGAGCTCAATCCGGACCAGCCGCAGGTTCTGAACTATCTCGGTTATTCCTGGGTGGATATGAACCGCAATCTCGACGAGGGCCTGGAGATGATCCGCAAGGCCGTCGAATTGCGGCCCGATGACGGCTATATCGTCGATTCGCTGGGCTGGGCCTATTACCGGCTTGGCCGCTATGCAGAGGCGGTGGAAGAACTGGAGCGTGCGGCACAACTGCGCGCCGGCGATGCGACCATCAATGATCACCTGGGCGATGCCTATTGGCGCGTCGGGCGCCGGCTGGAGGCCGGCTTCCAGTGGCAGCGGGCGCTGTCGATGAAGCCGGAACTGACCGAAATCCCGAAGATCGAGCAGAAGCTGCGCGACGGTTTGGCCGAAGCGCCGACGCCTCCGGTCAGCACCGCCATGGCCGGTGCCGGTGCAGGTGCAGGTGCCAGTGCCGGTGCAGGCGCCGGTGCCAGTGCCGGTGCGGGACAAGCGGCGCCGGATGCCGCAACGGCCAAGGGAGCCGACAAGCCGGCGGCGGCCGCAGACCTGCTGGACTATACGGTCAATGGCGGCGACACCCTGTGGAAGATCGCCCATGATCAGCTGGGCGACGGCGACCGGGCACCGGAGATCATCGAACTCAACCCCGATCTGAAGCGCAATCCCAACCGGCTGCAGCCGGGGCAGATCCTGAAACTGCCGCCCGCACGCCGCTGA
- a CDS encoding polyprenyl synthetase family protein, with the protein MGVVIPLEEGKHKQASVQPLVDLTKADMERVNQLILSKAGSDVAMIPEVANHLISSGGKRLRPMLTLSAAQMFGYQGEGHIKLATSVEFMHTATLLHDDVVDESDMRRGRSTARMIWGNQASVLVGDFLLGQAFKMMVEVGSLEALDVLASAAAVIAEGEVLQLSVAKNMETTEDDYLSVIRAKTAALFAAAAEVGPIIAKTDKASRSALRSYGMNLGLAFQLVDDALDYGGKAADLGKNVGDDFREGKITLPVILTYRRGSPEERSFWKEAIENGEATDANLERALSLITRYNGLADTIERAKHYGAIARDALSPLPASPHKAALMEVIDFCIERVN; encoded by the coding sequence TTGGGCGTCGTAATTCCGCTCGAAGAGGGCAAACACAAGCAGGCATCCGTCCAACCGCTCGTCGACCTGACGAAAGCGGACATGGAAAGGGTGAACCAGCTGATCCTCTCCAAGGCCGGGTCGGATGTCGCGATGATTCCGGAAGTGGCCAATCACCTGATCTCGTCCGGCGGCAAGCGGCTGCGGCCGATGCTGACGCTGTCGGCGGCGCAGATGTTCGGCTATCAGGGCGAAGGCCATATCAAGCTCGCCACCAGCGTTGAGTTCATGCACACCGCCACCCTGCTGCACGACGATGTGGTGGATGAGAGCGACATGCGCCGCGGCCGGTCGACCGCCCGGATGATCTGGGGCAACCAGGCCAGCGTGCTGGTTGGCGATTTCCTGCTCGGCCAGGCCTTCAAGATGATGGTGGAGGTGGGGTCGCTCGAGGCGCTCGACGTTCTGGCCTCGGCGGCAGCGGTGATCGCCGAGGGCGAAGTGCTGCAGCTTTCGGTGGCCAAGAACATGGAGACGACGGAAGACGATTATCTGTCGGTCATCCGCGCCAAGACGGCGGCGTTGTTCGCCGCGGCGGCGGAAGTGGGGCCGATCATCGCCAAGACCGACAAAGCCAGCCGCTCCGCCTTGCGCTCCTACGGCATGAATCTCGGCCTCGCCTTCCAGCTGGTCGACGATGCGCTGGATTATGGCGGCAAGGCCGCCGATCTTGGCAAGAATGTCGGCGACGATTTCCGCGAGGGCAAGATCACGCTGCCGGTCATCCTGACCTATCGGCGCGGCTCGCCGGAGGAACGCAGCTTCTGGAAAGAGGCGATCGAGAATGGCGAGGCCACCGATGCCAATCTGGAGCGGGCTCTGTCGCTGATCACGCGCTATAACGGCCTTGCCGATACGATCGAGCGGGCAAAACATTACGGCGCGATTGCGCGCGATGCCCTGTCGCCCCTGCCAGCCAGCCCGCACAAAGCGGCGCTGATGGAAGTCATCGATTTCTGCATCGAGCGGGTCAACTGA
- a CDS encoding DUF2007 domain-containing protein: MKELIRTNNAVVLSFATSLLKDSGIHCLVADQSMSILEGSLGLLPQRLLVESEREAEARTLLTEAGLGAELKAGA; encoded by the coding sequence ATGAAAGAATTGATCCGCACGAATAATGCGGTTGTCCTGTCCTTCGCGACAAGCCTCCTCAAGGATTCCGGCATCCATTGTCTGGTGGCTGACCAATCGATGAGCATACTGGAAGGTTCCCTCGGGCTTCTGCCGCAAAGGCTGCTGGTGGAGAGCGAAAGGGAGGCCGAGGCACGCACGCTTTTGACGGAGGCGGGCCTTGGCGCCGAACTGAAGGCAGGCGCATGA
- a CDS encoding tRNA1(Val) (adenine(37)-N6)-methyltransferase → MTSGADQQAGPEDTLDAFHRGRFHLLQPKRGGHRAGMDAMMLAALVAADDPADDRADDPFPGGRLRIADLGAGAGAAGLGVAARIESAEVTLVERSALMAEFARRTLFLPQNAALAGRVSVVEADVTLRGAARQAAGLPDDHFHHVIMNPPFNDGRDRQTPDRLKAEAHAMTEDLLEAWIRTAGAIMVPGGQLSLIARPSSVAEIIAACGRRFGGIELTALHPRPGEDAIRLLVTAIKGSRARLVLRAPLFMHDSEGHAFTPLVDDLNNGRQAYRRRR, encoded by the coding sequence ATGACCAGCGGCGCTGATCAGCAGGCCGGTCCAGAAGACACGCTGGACGCCTTCCACCGCGGCCGTTTCCATCTGCTGCAGCCGAAACGCGGCGGGCATCGCGCCGGCATGGATGCCATGATGCTGGCCGCACTGGTGGCCGCCGACGATCCCGCTGACGATCGCGCCGACGATCCCTTCCCTGGCGGCCGGCTGCGCATTGCCGATCTGGGAGCGGGTGCCGGAGCCGCCGGCCTGGGTGTTGCCGCCCGGATCGAAAGCGCCGAGGTGACCCTGGTCGAGCGCTCGGCGCTGATGGCCGAATTTGCCCGGCGCACGCTTTTTCTGCCGCAGAATGCCGCCCTTGCCGGCCGGGTCTCGGTGGTGGAGGCGGATGTGACGCTGCGCGGCGCGGCGCGCCAGGCGGCCGGGCTGCCGGACGATCACTTCCACCACGTGATCATGAACCCGCCCTTCAATGACGGGCGCGACCGGCAGACGCCGGATCGCCTGAAGGCGGAGGCCCATGCCATGACGGAGGATCTGTTGGAGGCCTGGATCCGCACCGCCGGAGCGATCATGGTTCCGGGCGGCCAGCTGTCGCTGATCGCCCGGCCAAGCTCGGTTGCCGAAATCATCGCAGCCTGCGGCCGGCGCTTCGGCGGGATCGAACTGACGGCGCTTCATCCAAGGCCGGGCGAGGATGCGATCCGCCTGCTCGTCACCGCGATCAAGGGCTCGCGCGCCCGTCTCGTCCTCAGGGCGCCGCTCTTCATGCATGACAGCGAGGGCCATGCCTTTACCCCTTTGGTCGACGATCTGAACAATGGCCGGCAGGCCTATCGCCGCCGCCGCTGA
- a CDS encoding S49 family peptidase, with product MTGVWTRWMPKRFRKEGMVIPVVRLQGAIMTGGGQFRPVLNLANVASSLEKAFSKKDAPLVAISINSPGGSPVQSRLIYQRIRSLAEEKNKRVLVFVEDVAASGGYMIALAGDEIFVDPTSIVGSIGVVSGGFGFPELLAKIGVERRVYTAGENKVLLDPFQPEKEGDVEYLKTLQLDIHKVFIDMVKLRRGDRLAEDATIFSGLFWTGTRGVDLGLVDGIGEMREVLRRRYGPKTRLELVGGARGLLGRRLPGISLATGAPGEHLAASAAQGLAQTLEERALWGRYGL from the coding sequence ATGACTGGAGTTTGGACGCGCTGGATGCCTAAGCGGTTTCGCAAAGAGGGCATGGTCATTCCCGTGGTGCGCCTGCAAGGGGCGATCATGACCGGTGGCGGCCAGTTTCGCCCGGTCCTCAATCTCGCCAATGTCGCCTCCTCCCTGGAAAAGGCCTTTTCGAAGAAGGATGCGCCCCTCGTTGCCATCTCCATCAATTCGCCCGGCGGCTCGCCAGTCCAGTCCCGGCTGATCTATCAGCGCATCCGTTCCCTGGCGGAGGAGAAGAACAAGCGCGTCTTGGTCTTCGTCGAGGATGTCGCGGCCTCCGGCGGCTACATGATTGCGCTTGCCGGCGACGAGATCTTCGTCGATCCGACCTCCATCGTCGGCTCGATCGGCGTCGTCTCCGGCGGCTTCGGCTTTCCGGAACTGCTGGCCAAGATCGGTGTAGAGCGACGCGTCTATACCGCCGGCGAGAACAAGGTGCTCCTCGATCCTTTCCAGCCGGAAAAGGAAGGCGATGTGGAATATCTGAAGACGCTGCAGCTCGACATCCACAAGGTCTTCATCGACATGGTGAAGCTCAGGCGGGGCGACCGGCTGGCGGAGGATGCGACGATCTTTTCCGGCCTTTTCTGGACCGGGACCCGCGGTGTCGATCTCGGCCTTGTTGACGGGATCGGCGAGATGCGCGAGGTTCTGCGCCGTCGCTACGGGCCGAAGACGAGGCTGGAGCTTGTCGGCGGGGCGCGCGGCCTACTCGGACGTCGCCTGCCGGGAATTTCCCTCGCAACCGGCGCGCCTGGCGAGCATCTGGCGGCATCGGCGGCGCAGGGTCTTGCCCAGACCCTGGAAGAACGGGCATTGTGGGGCCGTTACGGTCTCTGA
- a CDS encoding flagellin has translation MTSLVTNTAAIAALASLRMLQASLDETQDKVSSGLRVQVAADNAAFWSIGTTMRSDRKALGAVADAMDIGFATVDIAYAGMKATVGLLDDIKTKLVAASQQGVDRDKVQKEIGQLQVQLQSVIESASFSGQNWLKASGTSADLLSTAIVSGFTRNRQGAVELQRFDVDLSKTVLLNKSGGGLLQFGDAAFDTFGGFVEAYNRGGFFANGSFTGPFKVSAGDSLSFRMGGPTLPLITVTIDRNLVDSVLGSNAKGTIFGVSDMAAIVNRAILNAGGSMDDAKVYVADARAFTNGSASGLYDTFQPIQIVNSGVNAKVSVLDMTIAGSRGSLATQIGQVDSMIKSTTIAAADLGAIQSRLKQQSEFTASLIDAIGTGIGTLVDADMNESVTRLKALQIQQQLAVQALSIANSANPALIQLFQ, from the coding sequence ATGACGTCGCTGGTCACCAACACTGCTGCCATCGCGGCTCTTGCCTCCTTGCGCATGCTGCAGGCCTCTCTCGATGAGACGCAAGATAAAGTGTCGAGCGGGCTGCGCGTGCAGGTGGCTGCCGACAACGCCGCCTTCTGGTCGATCGGCACCACCATGCGCTCCGACAGGAAGGCGCTTGGCGCGGTTGCCGATGCCATGGATATCGGCTTTGCCACCGTCGACATCGCCTATGCGGGCATGAAGGCGACGGTGGGGCTGCTGGACGATATCAAGACGAAACTGGTGGCGGCATCGCAGCAGGGGGTCGATCGCGACAAGGTACAGAAGGAAATCGGCCAGCTGCAGGTGCAATTGCAGAGCGTCATCGAGTCGGCAAGCTTCAGCGGCCAGAACTGGTTGAAGGCGAGCGGCACCAGCGCCGATCTCTTGTCCACCGCGATCGTCTCCGGCTTTACCCGCAACCGGCAGGGCGCCGTGGAGCTTCAGAGATTTGACGTCGATCTGTCGAAGACAGTGCTGCTGAACAAGAGCGGCGGCGGTCTGCTGCAATTCGGCGATGCCGCCTTCGACACCTTCGGAGGCTTTGTCGAGGCCTATAACCGCGGTGGCTTCTTTGCCAATGGCAGCTTCACCGGTCCGTTCAAGGTCAGTGCCGGCGATAGCCTGTCCTTCAGGATGGGCGGGCCGACGCTTCCGCTGATCACCGTCACAATCGATCGCAATCTGGTCGACAGCGTGCTCGGATCGAACGCAAAGGGCACGATCTTCGGCGTGTCGGATATGGCGGCCATCGTCAACCGCGCCATCCTGAACGCCGGCGGCAGCATGGACGATGCTAAAGTCTATGTCGCAGATGCCCGCGCCTTCACCAATGGCAGCGCAAGCGGCTTGTACGATACCTTCCAGCCCATCCAGATCGTCAATTCCGGGGTGAATGCCAAGGTTTCGGTGCTGGACATGACGATTGCCGGATCGCGCGGCTCGCTTGCAACGCAGATCGGCCAGGTCGACAGCATGATCAAGTCCACGACCATTGCCGCCGCCGATCTCGGAGCGATCCAATCGCGGCTGAAGCAGCAGTCGGAATTCACCGCAAGCCTGATCGACGCGATCGGGACCGGCATCGGCACGCTGGTCGATGCCGACATGAACGAATCCGTGACGCGGCTGAAGGCCTTGCAGATCCAGCAGCAGCTCGCCGTCCAGGCCTTGTCGATCGCCAATTCCGCCAACCCGGCGCTCATCCAGCTCTTCCAGTGA
- a CDS encoding glycine--tRNA ligase subunit alpha, translated as MDPKRSFQALILTLHNYWADKGCAVLQPYDMEVGAGTFHPATTLRALGPKPWKAAYVQPSRRPSDGRYGENPNRLQHYYQYQVILKPNPSNLQELYLGSLQAIGLDPLLHDIRFVEDDWESPTLGAWGLGWECWCDGMEVSQFTYFQAVCGIDCAPVAGELTYGLERLAMYVQGVDNVYELNFNGREGEEKISYGDVFLQAEQEYSRHNFEYANTEMLHRHFIDAEKECQALLAAGAPGDQEASGAEGATGNGRRGDNQSLHKCVFPAYDQCIKASHVFNLLDARGVISVTERQSYILRVRTLAKACGEAFLLTDAGGANLV; from the coding sequence ATGGACCCGAAGCGCTCTTTCCAGGCGCTGATCCTGACGCTGCACAATTACTGGGCCGATAAGGGCTGCGCGGTGCTGCAGCCGTATGACATGGAAGTGGGTGCCGGTACCTTCCATCCGGCCACGACGCTGCGCGCGCTCGGCCCGAAGCCCTGGAAGGCGGCCTATGTGCAGCCTTCGCGCCGTCCCTCCGACGGCCGTTACGGCGAAAACCCGAACCGCCTGCAGCATTATTACCAGTACCAGGTCATCCTGAAGCCCAACCCGTCCAACCTGCAGGAGCTTTATCTCGGCTCGCTTCAGGCGATCGGCCTCGACCCGCTTTTGCACGACATCCGCTTTGTCGAGGATGATTGGGAAAGCCCGACGCTCGGCGCCTGGGGCCTTGGCTGGGAATGCTGGTGCGACGGGATGGAGGTCAGCCAGTTCACCTATTTCCAGGCGGTCTGCGGCATTGATTGCGCGCCGGTGGCCGGCGAGCTCACCTATGGGCTGGAGCGCCTGGCCATGTATGTGCAGGGCGTCGACAATGTCTACGAGCTGAACTTCAACGGCCGCGAAGGCGAGGAGAAGATCTCCTATGGCGATGTCTTCCTGCAGGCCGAGCAGGAATATTCCCGTCATAACTTCGAATATGCCAATACCGAGATGCTGCACCGTCATTTCATCGACGCGGAAAAGGAATGCCAGGCGCTTCTGGCTGCCGGCGCGCCGGGCGATCAAGAGGCGAGTGGCGCGGAAGGCGCGACGGGGAACGGAAGAAGAGGCGACAATCAGAGCCTGCACAAATGCGTGTTCCCCGCCTATGACCAGTGCATCAAGGCATCGCACGTCTTCAACCTTCTGGATGCCCGCGGCGTGATTTCCGTGACCGAGCGGCAGAGCTATATTCTGCGCGTTCGCACATTGGCCAAGGCCTGCGGCGAAGCCTTCCTGCTGACCGATGCCGGCGGCGCCAATCTTGTGTGA